One genomic window of Pseudomonas sp. LFM046 includes the following:
- a CDS encoding multiheme c-type cytochrome has product MGVPAKLSSASAVPLHPGFLISWLLACLLAWLLATQAWAEEPTQPNDKWLEPARSRLMEDKQALPFFPHRANTPNNVLLKTEDFDNAQICGACHTEIYQQWRTSMMSNSWDEPIYRALLRHASEATDGRVDNFCTGCHTPIGLTTGQINSQVNRASVEFTAQHNPMPGVDCETCHNINARTGLDNGAYVLSPRANGRPTKFGPRSDAVSPYHDTVYSGLHTRSDFCATCHNVTHPFSTVAVERTYDEWLESPYSFNGQTCQSCHMPGFAGKAAVMGPDRPDVASHWFTGANAAVLDYLGQKEAAQRARDNLAKAAEISFESVPASLAPGQEVAVRVKVANIGAGHKIPTGFPEGREVWIDFRVVDSAGHELYRLGAIKDGATEPDTRNFKVHLGDKDGKELDIEVWNATQILSDNRILPKGYDVREFIFEVPKDAVGPITLTAELNYWPFPQRLVDYLLGKDALKVEVTRMGQVAKTLPLGATVQAAKL; this is encoded by the coding sequence ATGGGCGTCCCGGCAAAGCTGTCCTCCGCTTCGGCGGTTCCGCTCCATCCCGGTTTCCTGATTTCGTGGCTGCTTGCCTGCCTGCTGGCCTGGCTGCTGGCGACGCAGGCTTGGGCCGAGGAACCTACCCAACCCAATGACAAATGGCTGGAGCCGGCGCGGTCCCGGCTGATGGAGGACAAGCAGGCGCTGCCATTCTTCCCCCACCGGGCGAATACGCCCAACAACGTCTTGCTGAAAACCGAGGACTTCGACAACGCCCAGATCTGCGGTGCCTGCCACACGGAGATCTACCAGCAGTGGCGCACCTCGATGATGTCCAACTCCTGGGATGAGCCCATCTACCGGGCGCTGCTTCGCCATGCCAGCGAGGCCACGGATGGGCGTGTGGATAACTTCTGCACCGGCTGCCACACCCCCATCGGCCTCACTACCGGCCAGATCAATTCCCAGGTCAACCGTGCTTCGGTGGAGTTCACCGCCCAGCACAACCCGATGCCTGGGGTGGACTGCGAGACCTGCCACAACATCAACGCGCGCACCGGCCTGGACAATGGCGCCTATGTGCTGAGCCCTCGGGCCAATGGCCGGCCCACCAAGTTCGGCCCGCGCAGTGATGCGGTCTCTCCCTACCACGACACCGTCTACTCGGGCCTGCACACCCGTTCGGACTTCTGTGCCACCTGCCACAACGTCACCCATCCCTTCAGCACGGTGGCGGTGGAGCGCACCTACGACGAGTGGCTGGAGAGCCCCTACAGCTTCAATGGCCAGACCTGCCAGAGCTGCCACATGCCGGGGTTTGCCGGCAAGGCGGCGGTCATGGGCCCGGACCGCCCCGATGTGGCGTCCCACTGGTTCACCGGGGCCAACGCGGCGGTGCTGGATTACCTGGGGCAGAAGGAGGCGGCCCAGCGTGCCCGGGACAACCTGGCCAAGGCGGCGGAGATCAGTTTCGAGTCGGTTCCGGCGAGCCTGGCGCCAGGGCAGGAAGTGGCCGTGCGGGTGAAGGTCGCCAACATCGGCGCGGGGCACAAGATACCCACCGGTTTCCCCGAGGGGCGCGAGGTCTGGATCGACTTCCGCGTCGTGGACAGCGCGGGTCACGAGTTGTATCGGCTGGGGGCGATCAAGGACGGCGCCACCGAACCCGATACCCGCAACTTCAAGGTCCACCTCGGCGACAAGGACGGCAAGGAGCTGGATATCGAGGTCTGGAACGCCACCCAGATCCTTTCGGACAACCGCATCCTGCCCAAGGGCTACGACGTCCGCGAGTTCATCTTCGAGGTGCCGAAGGATGCCGTCGGGCCCATCACGCTGACGGCGGAGCTGAACTACTGGCCCTTCCCCCAGCGCCTGGTGGATTACCTGCTGGGCAAGGACGCGTTGAAGGTGGAAGTGACCCGCATGGGCCAGGTGGCGAAGACCCTGCCGCTGGGAGCAACGGTGCAGGCGGCGAAGCTGTGA
- a CDS encoding YheU family protein, with translation MLIPFDLLEADTLTRLIEDFVTREGTDNGDETPLETRVERVRAALRKGEAVIVYDPDSQLCQLMRKLDVPKEWLEE, from the coding sequence ATGCTGATCCCCTTTGACCTGCTCGAAGCCGACACCCTGACCCGCCTGATCGAGGACTTCGTCACCCGCGAAGGCACCGACAACGGCGATGAAACGCCATTGGAAACCCGCGTCGAACGCGTCCGCGCCGCATTGCGCAAGGGCGAGGCGGTGATCGTCTACGACCCCGACAGCCAGCTGTGCCAACTGATGCGCAAGCTGGATGTGCCGAAGGAGTGGCTGGAGGAATAG
- a CDS encoding hybrid sensor histidine kinase/response regulator, whose translation MRHRSGCVKALALGLVLLLLWLCRPAFALEAVPLDQDQLRLSLGHWVGYLEDPKGELTLDQVRKLPDPAFQQVRGEQANLGKNSSVWWFKVRLANSRPQALNGYLETNYPLLDDIRLYYITSDGRVLARETGDHFAFSQRPVQVRNFWFPLAVEPGESTLILRVESTSTLFVPLVFSTFDASAAAQENLMGFNGAFYGVLFAMFFYNLFLYLSLREPAYLWYLAYNLNVGLLAACFDGMLFKLLPEHVILQSVAIYIFMYLHCLTAVQFSRHFLHTGLHFPRLDKVLRGLMAATLVGLMSAPLMGLLNWNILSSLTVLFVSAFLLFTGLYVWRRGLRYGSYYTLAWGVLLVAFIQITSGSLGIEVLGLYGATVVKIGVTIELITLSIGLADRINTLKDEGYRSRQAAEQADVENQAKSRFLAKMSHEIRTPLNGVLGMLQLLRETPLDRNQRFYVDSISSSGTSLMAVINDILDFARIESGKLELEHIEFDLEDLVSQTLVLFTAQAMDKRLGLHLSLDAGVPRRIQGDPTRLKQVLMNLLGNALKFTGEGHVSLHVRVRQGAAGRAQLVFSVSDSGIGIRPEALSQLFDSFAQGDSSTTRRFGGSGLGLAISKELVEMMGGRIEVQSTLNQGTCFSFDIPLQPGEFNTDELTQLLDSRTVLLASQDARALDALSRLLGRWGMRCERCQDPARLVEQLEDFAAPPLLVLLAPWPGQPEHWLDPLRSHLEHSQRVLLICPPDHCQYPPQGAGLRLRALAQPLTLSQLRETLQELYRERRLEERTQQQEERRRVSATPCVLVAEDNPVNQMVVQGFLKKRGYLVRTVANGVAAVDEYQRDPEGIQLILMDCEMPEMDGFEATRQIRRIERSRNWPAVPIVALTAHILEEHRQAGAAAGMDDFLGKPLDSALLFSTLERFILRQSVDG comes from the coding sequence ATGCGTCACCGTTCAGGCTGTGTGAAGGCCTTGGCACTCGGTCTGGTCCTTCTGCTGCTCTGGCTCTGCCGGCCGGCCTTCGCCCTGGAGGCGGTGCCGCTCGACCAGGACCAGCTGCGCCTGTCGCTCGGCCACTGGGTCGGCTACCTGGAAGACCCGAAGGGCGAACTCACCCTGGACCAGGTGCGCAAGCTCCCCGACCCGGCTTTCCAGCAGGTCCGGGGCGAACAGGCCAATCTCGGCAAGAACAGCTCCGTGTGGTGGTTCAAGGTACGCCTGGCCAACAGCCGCCCCCAGGCGCTGAACGGCTACCTGGAAACCAACTACCCGCTGCTGGACGATATCCGCCTCTACTACATCACCTCCGACGGCCGGGTGTTGGCCCGGGAAACCGGCGACCACTTCGCCTTCTCCCAGCGGCCGGTCCAGGTCCGCAACTTCTGGTTCCCCCTCGCCGTCGAGCCGGGGGAAAGTACCCTGATCCTGCGGGTGGAAAGCACCAGCACCCTCTTCGTGCCGCTGGTGTTCAGCACCTTCGACGCCAGCGCCGCCGCCCAGGAAAACCTCATGGGGTTCAACGGGGCGTTCTATGGCGTGCTGTTCGCCATGTTCTTCTACAACCTGTTCCTCTACCTGTCCCTGCGCGAGCCGGCCTACCTCTGGTACCTGGCGTACAACCTCAACGTCGGCCTGCTCGCCGCCTGCTTCGACGGCATGCTGTTCAAGCTGCTGCCCGAGCACGTCATCCTGCAATCGGTGGCCATCTACATCTTCATGTACCTGCACTGCCTGACGGCGGTGCAGTTCAGCCGCCACTTCCTCCACACCGGCCTGCACTTCCCACGGCTGGACAAGGTGCTGCGCGGGCTGATGGCGGCCACCCTGGTGGGGCTGATGTCCGCTCCGCTGATGGGCCTGCTGAACTGGAACATCCTCTCCAGCCTGACAGTGCTGTTCGTTTCCGCCTTCCTCCTGTTCACCGGCCTCTATGTCTGGCGCCGGGGGCTGCGCTACGGCTCGTACTACACCCTGGCCTGGGGCGTGCTGCTGGTCGCCTTCATCCAGATCACCAGCGGCTCCCTGGGCATCGAAGTGCTGGGGCTGTACGGCGCCACCGTGGTGAAAATCGGCGTCACCATCGAGCTGATCACCCTGTCCATCGGACTCGCCGACCGTATCAACACCCTCAAGGACGAAGGCTACCGCTCGCGCCAGGCAGCCGAGCAGGCCGACGTCGAGAACCAGGCCAAGAGCCGCTTCCTGGCCAAGATGAGCCACGAGATCCGCACCCCGCTCAATGGCGTGCTGGGCATGCTGCAACTGCTCAGGGAAACCCCGCTGGACCGCAACCAGCGCTTCTATGTCGATTCCATCTCCAGCTCGGGCACATCGCTGATGGCGGTGATCAACGACATCCTCGACTTCGCCCGCATCGAATCCGGCAAGCTGGAGCTGGAACACATCGAGTTCGACCTTGAAGACCTGGTCTCGCAAACCCTCGTCCTGTTCACCGCGCAGGCCATGGACAAACGCCTGGGCCTGCACCTCAGCCTCGACGCCGGCGTGCCCCGGCGTATCCAGGGCGACCCGACGCGGCTCAAGCAGGTGCTGATGAACTTGCTGGGCAATGCCCTTAAATTCACCGGCGAGGGCCATGTGTCCCTGCACGTTCGAGTACGCCAGGGTGCCGCCGGCAGGGCACAGCTGGTGTTCAGCGTCAGCGACAGCGGCATCGGCATTCGCCCGGAAGCCCTGTCCCAACTGTTCGACTCCTTCGCCCAGGGCGATTCCAGCACCACCCGCCGCTTCGGCGGCAGCGGCCTGGGCCTGGCCATCAGCAAGGAACTGGTGGAAATGATGGGCGGGCGCATCGAAGTGCAAAGCACCCTCAACCAGGGCACCTGCTTCAGCTTCGACATCCCCCTGCAGCCGGGAGAGTTCAACACCGACGAGCTGACCCAACTGCTGGACAGCCGCACCGTGCTCCTGGCCAGCCAGGATGCCCGCGCCCTCGACGCCCTCAGCCGGTTGCTGGGCCGCTGGGGCATGCGCTGCGAGCGCTGCCAGGACCCGGCCAGGCTGGTGGAGCAACTGGAAGACTTCGCCGCGCCGCCCTTGCTGGTGCTGCTGGCGCCCTGGCCCGGTCAGCCTGAACACTGGCTGGACCCGCTGCGCTCGCATCTGGAACACAGCCAGCGGGTGCTGTTGATCTGCCCGCCCGACCATTGCCAGTACCCGCCCCAGGGCGCCGGCCTGCGCCTGCGCGCCTTGGCCCAGCCGCTGACCCTGTCGCAGCTGCGGGAAACCCTGCAGGAGCTCTACCGCGAGCGCCGCCTGGAAGAGCGTACCCAGCAGCAAGAGGAACGCCGCCGGGTAAGCGCCACGCCCTGCGTCCTGGTGGCAGAGGACAACCCGGTGAACCAGATGGTGGTCCAGGGCTTCCTGAAGAAGCGCGGCTACCTGGTGCGTACCGTGGCCAACGGCGTGGCTGCGGTGGACGAGTACCAGCGCGACCCGGAAGGCATCCAATTGATCCTGATGGACTGCGAGATGCCGGAAATGGACGGCTTCGAGGCCACCCGGCAGATCCGCCGGATCGAGCGCAGCCGCAACTGGCCGGCGGTGCCCATCGTCGCCCTCACCGCCCACATCCTCGAAGAACACCGCCAGGCCGGCGCCGCCGCCGGCATGGACGACTTCCTCGGCAAACCCCTGGACAGCGCCCTGCTGTTCTCCACCCTGGAGCGTTTCATCCTGCGCCAGAGCGTGGACGGGTGA
- a CDS encoding osmoprotectant NAGGN system M42 family peptidase: MSQRLPEPDLAYLQRTLLEMLAIPSPTGFTDTIVRYVAERLDEIGIPYELTRRGTIRATLKGRQNSPDRAVSAHLDTIGAIVREIKDTGRLALAPVGCWSSRFAEGSRVSLFCDNGVVRGSVLPLLASGHAFNTQVDSLPVSWDHVELRLDAYCATRADCESLGVAVGDFVAFDPLPEFTESGHISARHLDDKAGVAALLTALKGITDAGLVPPIDCHPLFTITEEIGSGSAAALPWDVSEFVGIDIAPVAPGQHSSEHAVTVALQDSGGPYDFHLSRHLLRLGESNAIPLRRDLFRYYHSDAQSAVTAGHDIRTALLAFGCDATHGYERTHIDSLEALTRLLGAYLMSPPVFATDAVASQQSLEPFSHQLEHDAQMESETRVPTVESLVGKGEGSP, from the coding sequence ATGAGCCAGAGACTCCCCGAACCCGACCTCGCCTACCTGCAACGGACGCTGCTGGAGATGCTCGCGATCCCCAGCCCCACCGGTTTCACCGACACCATCGTGCGTTATGTGGCCGAGCGGCTGGATGAGATCGGCATCCCCTACGAGCTGACCCGGCGCGGCACCATCCGCGCCACCCTCAAGGGCAGGCAGAACAGCCCGGATCGTGCGGTATCGGCGCACCTGGACACCATTGGCGCCATCGTCCGCGAGATCAAGGACACCGGCCGCCTGGCCCTGGCCCCGGTGGGCTGCTGGTCCAGCCGCTTCGCCGAGGGCAGCCGCGTCAGCCTCTTCTGCGACAACGGGGTGGTGCGGGGTAGCGTGCTGCCTCTGTTGGCCTCGGGCCATGCGTTCAACACCCAGGTGGACAGCCTGCCCGTGAGCTGGGACCACGTGGAACTGCGCCTGGACGCCTACTGCGCCACCCGCGCCGACTGCGAGAGCCTGGGCGTCGCGGTGGGCGACTTCGTCGCTTTCGATCCCTTGCCGGAATTCACCGAAAGCGGCCATATCAGCGCCCGTCACCTGGACGACAAGGCCGGCGTCGCCGCCCTGCTCACCGCCCTCAAGGGCATCACCGACGCGGGCCTGGTGCCCCCCATCGACTGCCATCCGCTGTTCACCATCACCGAGGAGATCGGTTCCGGCTCCGCCGCAGCCCTGCCCTGGGACGTCAGCGAATTCGTCGGCATCGACATCGCCCCCGTCGCCCCCGGCCAGCATTCCAGCGAACACGCCGTGACCGTGGCCCTGCAGGACTCCGGCGGCCCCTACGACTTCCACCTGTCGCGGCACCTGCTGCGCCTGGGCGAAAGCAACGCCATCCCCCTGCGCCGCGACCTGTTCCGCTACTACCACAGCGACGCCCAGTCGGCGGTCACCGCAGGCCACGACATCCGCACCGCCCTGCTGGCCTTCGGCTGCGACGCCACCCACGGCTACGAGCGCACCCATATCGACAGCCTGGAAGCCCTGACCCGCCTGCTCGGCGCCTACCTGATGAGCCCGCCGGTATTCGCCACCGACGCCGTCGCCAGCCAGCAGTCCCTGGAACCCTTCAGCCATCAGTTGGAACATGACGCGCAGATGGAGAGCGAGACTCGCGTCCCGACCGTGGAAAGTCTTGTGGGCAAGGGTGAAGGCAGCCCTTGA
- a CDS encoding N-acetylglutaminylglutamine amidotransferase, producing the protein MCGISGELRFDKQPADLAALDRITHHLAPRGPDAWGLHSQGPIALGHRRLKIMDLAEASGQPMLDPELGLAMVFNGAIYNYPELRKELLALGYRFHSSGDTEVLLKAWHAWGKDMLPRLNGMFALAIWERDSQRLFLARDRLGIKPLYLTRNGKRLRFASSLPALLQGGDLDRSLDPEALNFYLNFHAVVPAPRTLVKSVEKLPPAGWMQIDAEGNCSQGNWWQLEYGPREDEQSLVMEDWRDLLLAGLRDAVSIRQRAAREVGVLLSGGVDSSLLVGLLAETGAEQLATFSIGFQDAGGERGDEFEYSDLIARHYGTRHQQLRIDEREVLEQLPDAFAAMSEPMVSHDCIAFYLLAREVSKHCKVVQSGQGADELFGGYHWYPPLVDTVDPFNEYRAAFFDRSHPEYEATVMPAWLTGDLAGEFVRQHFEQPGALDPVDKALRLDSTVMLVDDPVKRVDNMTMAWGLEARVPFLDYRVAELSARIPSRFKLGDGGKAVLKAAARQVIPHDVIDRPKGYFPVPGLKHLEGRTRDWVRELLLDPGQDRGLFQPALLERLLESPAEDITPLRGSKLWQLAALNLWLNQQGL; encoded by the coding sequence ATGTGCGGCATTTCCGGAGAACTACGTTTCGACAAGCAACCGGCCGACCTGGCTGCCCTCGATAGAATCACTCACCACCTCGCCCCACGCGGACCCGACGCCTGGGGCCTGCACAGCCAGGGACCGATCGCCCTGGGCCACAGACGGCTGAAGATCATGGACCTGGCCGAAGCCTCCGGGCAGCCCATGCTGGACCCCGAACTGGGCCTGGCCATGGTGTTCAATGGCGCCATCTACAACTACCCCGAACTGCGCAAGGAGCTGCTGGCTCTGGGTTACCGCTTCCATTCCAGCGGTGACACCGAAGTCCTGCTCAAGGCCTGGCACGCCTGGGGCAAGGACATGCTGCCCCGGCTCAACGGCATGTTCGCCCTGGCCATCTGGGAGCGGGACAGCCAGCGCCTGTTCCTCGCGCGGGACCGCCTGGGCATCAAGCCGCTGTACCTCACCCGCAACGGCAAGCGCCTGCGCTTCGCCTCCAGCCTGCCGGCCCTGCTCCAGGGTGGCGACCTGGACCGGTCGCTGGACCCCGAGGCGCTGAACTTCTACCTCAACTTCCACGCTGTGGTGCCGGCGCCGCGCACCCTGGTGAAGAGCGTGGAAAAGTTGCCGCCGGCCGGCTGGATGCAGATCGACGCCGAGGGCAATTGCAGCCAGGGCAACTGGTGGCAACTGGAATACGGCCCCCGCGAGGACGAGCAGTCCCTCGTCATGGAGGACTGGCGCGACCTGCTGCTGGCCGGCCTGCGCGACGCCGTGTCGATCCGCCAGCGCGCCGCCCGCGAGGTGGGTGTGCTGCTCTCGGGCGGGGTGGATTCCAGCCTGCTGGTGGGCCTGCTGGCGGAGACCGGGGCGGAGCAGTTGGCCACCTTCTCCATCGGCTTCCAGGATGCCGGCGGCGAACGCGGCGACGAGTTCGAGTACTCCGACCTGATCGCCCGCCACTACGGCACCCGCCACCAGCAACTGCGCATCGACGAGCGCGAAGTGCTGGAGCAGCTGCCCGACGCCTTCGCCGCCATGAGCGAACCCATGGTCAGCCACGATTGCATCGCCTTCTACCTGCTGGCCCGCGAGGTCTCGAAACACTGCAAGGTGGTGCAGAGCGGCCAGGGCGCGGACGAGCTGTTCGGCGGCTATCACTGGTACCCGCCCCTGGTGGATACCGTCGACCCCTTCAACGAATACCGCGCCGCCTTCTTCGACCGCAGCCACCCCGAGTACGAGGCCACGGTGATGCCCGCGTGGCTCACCGGCGACCTGGCCGGCGAGTTCGTCCGCCAGCACTTCGAGCAGCCCGGTGCCCTCGACCCGGTGGACAAGGCCCTGCGCCTGGACAGCACGGTGATGCTGGTGGACGACCCGGTGAAGCGGGTGGACAACATGACCATGGCCTGGGGCCTGGAAGCGCGGGTGCCGTTCCTCGACTACCGGGTGGCCGAGCTGTCGGCGCGCATCCCGTCGCGCTTCAAGCTCGGCGACGGCGGCAAGGCGGTGCTCAAGGCAGCCGCCCGCCAGGTCATCCCCCATGACGTGATCGACCGCCCCAAGGGCTACTTCCCGGTGCCGGGTCTCAAGCACCTGGAAGGCCGAACCCGCGACTGGGTGCGCGAACTGCTGCTGGACCCGGGCCAGGATCGCGGCCTGTTCCAGCCGGCCCTGCTGGAACGCTTGCTGGAGAGCCCTGCAGAGGACATCACGCCTCTGCGCGGCTCCAAGCTCTGGCAGTTGGCCGCCCTCAACCTCTGGCTCAACCAACAGGGACTCTGA
- a CDS encoding sulfite exporter TauE/SafE family protein, with amino-acid sequence MEFLLIEALAIGAVLGLLLGLTGAGGSLVALPLLLSLHLPLRDAIGVSLGAVALSAAIGAIPRVRQGLVSWRPVLLLAVSGLPGNAVGQWVGRYIPEPVLILGFCLLVLWSAWRMWRGAGLPKRSTGPLRSSPLVAIGAGVGLLSGVMGVGGGFLIVPALLWFTPLSMLAATATSMAVIALVSGGGFLLYLTHAQPPMALLGGLAAGGAIGVLCGNQLALHLRGATLQRLFALMLVAVSLSLAAQKLLA; translated from the coding sequence ATGGAATTTCTCTTGATTGAAGCCCTGGCCATCGGCGCCGTGCTTGGCCTGCTGCTGGGCCTGACCGGCGCCGGCGGTTCCCTGGTGGCCCTGCCCCTGCTGCTCAGCCTGCACCTGCCCCTGCGCGACGCCATCGGCGTGAGCCTGGGCGCCGTGGCCCTGTCCGCCGCCATCGGCGCCATCCCCCGCGTCCGCCAGGGCCTGGTGTCCTGGCGCCCGGTGCTGTTGCTCGCCGTCAGCGGCCTGCCGGGCAATGCCGTCGGCCAGTGGGTGGGACGTTACATCCCCGAGCCCGTGCTGATTCTCGGCTTCTGCCTGCTGGTGCTCTGGTCGGCCTGGCGCATGTGGCGTGGCGCGGGCCTGCCCAAGCGCAGTACCGGCCCATTGCGCAGCTCGCCGCTGGTGGCCATCGGCGCGGGCGTGGGCCTGCTGTCCGGCGTCATGGGCGTGGGTGGTGGCTTTCTCATCGTCCCGGCGTTGCTCTGGTTCACGCCGCTGTCGATGCTGGCCGCCACCGCCACCTCCATGGCGGTGATCGCCCTGGTGTCCGGCGGCGGCTTCCTCCTCTACCTCACCCATGCCCAGCCGCCCATGGCCCTGCTCGGCGGCCTGGCGGCCGGCGGCGCCATCGGCGTGCTCTGCGGCAATCAGCTGGCGCTGCACCTGCGCGGTGCCACCCTGCAGCGGCTCTTCGCCCTGATGCTGGTGGCGGTGAGTCTGTCCCTAGCAGCGCAGAAGCTCCTCGCCTGA
- the mnmC gene encoding bifunctional tRNA (5-methylaminomethyl-2-thiouridine)(34)-methyltransferase MnmD/FAD-dependent 5-carboxymethylaminomethyl-2-thiouridine(34) oxidoreductase MnmC codes for MSDFHHARLDWDEQGQPLSREFDDIYFSPTSGIDETHHVFIAGNDLARRFAELPAGGRFAIGETGFGTGLNFLCAWQLFEQCAPADARLNFVSVEKFPLTRDDLQRALALWPQLASLAAQLVEQYVAIHPGFQRFILAEGRVTLTLLVGDALECLPELDARFDAWFLDGFAPIKNPDMWSPALFEQLARLSGPGTTLATFTAAGFVRRALKEAGFAIKRLPGFGKKWEMSRGLFQGEARDDAKPWYARPRFVPVRREALVIGAGLAGCASAASLATRGWQVTLLERHDAPAREASGNPQGVLYLKLSAHGTPLSRLILSGFGHTRRLLQRLEQGRDWQACGVLQLAFDDKEAQRQAKLADAFPADLLHRLDRAQAEALAGVALPAGGLFYPEAGWVHPPALCRLLATHLNIRLIPHSEALELRREGELWHAVAGDRSLACAPVAVLAGAADVLRFPQATGLQLKRIRGQISRLPATAESANLGTVLCAEGYVAPPREGEHTLGASFDFHSTDLEPTAAEHAGNLQLLEEISPDLGRRLHAAELEPARLEGRAAFRCTTPDYLPIVGPLADADAFASAYAVLAKDARQVPDVPAPWFDGLYVNSAHGSRGLITAPLSGELLAAWLDDEPLPVPRAVAEACHPNRFALRRLIRGQNA; via the coding sequence ATGTCCGACTTCCACCACGCCCGACTCGATTGGGACGAACAGGGCCAACCGCTGTCGCGGGAATTCGACGACATCTATTTCTCCCCCACCTCGGGCATCGACGAAACCCACCACGTCTTCATCGCCGGCAACGACCTGGCCCGGCGCTTCGCCGAATTACCCGCCGGTGGGCGTTTCGCCATTGGTGAAACCGGCTTCGGCACCGGGCTGAACTTCCTCTGTGCCTGGCAGCTGTTCGAACAATGCGCGCCAGCCGATGCCCGGCTGAATTTCGTCAGCGTGGAGAAATTCCCCCTCACCCGTGACGACCTCCAGCGCGCCCTGGCCCTGTGGCCGCAACTGGCCTCGCTGGCCGCTCAGCTCGTTGAGCAGTACGTGGCGATTCATCCCGGCTTCCAGCGCTTCATCCTGGCCGAGGGTCGCGTGACGCTGACCCTGCTGGTGGGCGACGCCCTGGAGTGCTTGCCGGAACTGGACGCCCGTTTCGATGCCTGGTTCCTCGACGGTTTCGCCCCGATCAAGAACCCTGACATGTGGAGCCCCGCCCTCTTCGAGCAGCTGGCACGGTTGTCCGGCCCCGGCACCACCCTGGCCACCTTCACCGCTGCCGGCTTCGTGCGCCGTGCACTCAAGGAAGCCGGCTTCGCCATCAAGCGCCTGCCCGGTTTCGGCAAGAAGTGGGAAATGAGCCGTGGCCTGTTCCAGGGTGAAGCCCGCGACGACGCCAAGCCCTGGTACGCCCGCCCACGTTTCGTCCCGGTACGCCGTGAAGCCCTGGTGATCGGGGCGGGTCTGGCCGGTTGTGCCAGCGCCGCCAGCCTCGCCACCCGCGGCTGGCAGGTGACCCTGCTGGAACGCCATGACGCGCCGGCCCGAGAGGCTTCGGGCAACCCCCAGGGCGTGCTCTACCTCAAGCTATCCGCCCACGGCACACCCCTGTCGCGCCTGATCCTCAGCGGCTTCGGCCACACCCGCCGGCTGCTGCAGCGGCTGGAACAGGGCCGCGACTGGCAGGCCTGCGGCGTGCTGCAACTGGCCTTCGACGACAAGGAAGCCCAGCGCCAGGCCAAACTGGCCGACGCCTTCCCCGCCGACCTGCTGCACCGCCTCGACCGAGCCCAGGCCGAAGCCCTGGCCGGGGTCGCACTGCCCGCCGGCGGCCTGTTCTACCCCGAGGCCGGCTGGGTGCATCCGCCGGCCCTGTGCCGCCTGCTGGCCACTCACCTGAATATCCGCCTGATCCCCCACAGCGAGGCGCTGGAACTGCGCCGTGAAGGCGAGCTCTGGCACGCCGTTGCCGGGGACCGGAGCCTCGCCTGCGCCCCCGTGGCGGTGCTGGCCGGCGCCGCGGACGTGCTGCGTTTTCCCCAGGCCACCGGCCTGCAGCTCAAGCGCATCCGGGGCCAGATCAGCCGCCTGCCGGCCACCGCCGAGAGCGCGAATCTCGGCACCGTGCTCTGCGCCGAAGGCTACGTGGCGCCGCCACGGGAGGGCGAACACACCCTGGGCGCCAGCTTCGATTTCCACAGCACCGACCTGGAACCCACCGCCGCCGAGCACGCCGGAAACCTGCAGCTGCTGGAGGAGATATCCCCGGACCTCGGCCGTCGCCTGCACGCTGCCGAACTGGAGCCGGCACGCCTCGAAGGCCGCGCCGCGTTCCGCTGCACCACGCCGGATTACCTGCCCATCGTCGGCCCGCTGGCCGACGCGGATGCCTTCGCCTCGGCCTACGCGGTGCTGGCGAAGGACGCGCGCCAGGTGCCGGACGTTCCCGCGCCCTGGTTCGACGGTCTGTATGTGAACAGCGCCCATGGCTCCCGCGGGCTGATCACCGCGCCGCTGTCCGGCGAGCTGCTGGCCGCCTGGCTGGACGACGAGCCGCTGCCCGTGCCCCGCGCCGTGGCCGAGGCCTGCCACCCCAACCGATTTGCCTTGCGCCGCCTGATCCGCGGCCAGAATGCCTGA